The DNA sequence GTGCCGAGCGCAATATATTCACTCACGGCATCCACACAAGTCAAGCAGAGCTCATTAGAAAACAATCCGTTTTGTATCCTTGCAGGTATCAAATTCAAGATATGTGAACATGGGGTCCATTCTCTTACAAAACCCTCTTCAGCTCCACTAGTAACTTCCATATCGTCTATGCGTTACTTCTTATTGTGAAAGTGTAAAAAGAGTtagtcaaatataaaatcatgacttaatattttcttttttaagttttgGTCCGCCGTACGTTTTAGAGTACAATTTCTATTATAGTAAGTGGTGGGGTGGTATTAGTAAAACAGAACTACAGCTATAAGTATtaagtaggtaggtaggtaggaaTCTACACAATCGACGATATATACATTACTTTAAGAATAACTACgctaacttaaattttttagattGTTCAGTTTGACATTTTTATCCTACTAACACTTCATATCCAGATGATTAGTGTCTCGgtagtataaattttatattatcttaacttaagaaaatatttcaaacttctaaattaattatgattttattattatttgttttaaaattaataaatgttaatatattgtacaatatattctaaaatgttatatcatttaaaacacTCTAATGAAGTATTGCAAAgtgtgaaataaattctttaatgtgtatatacatattaatttaaaaatgcaagTTTAGTTAtcgtatattgttttatataatatatggcaGGAGTACTTAATTTTTCTTGTCTATGATATAGTGCCAACATTCAGAAACAAGTAACAACTGTACACTTGTCATTTTCTTGTCAAATCCAAAAGCCTAGTCGTCGGGAAAGACCAGTAAAGTTTCGCAtaacaattttgtataataaactgTGAAGATGGCAGAATCTGTAACAGAAATTCCtataaatatagaagaaaGTGTCAGGGAAGCAGTACAAAATGTTACCGAAAAGCCTCCATCAAGTATTGAAGGAGTTGCTATTGCCTACTTAAGTCTAGTAATAATGGCTATATTgccaatattttttggatctTTTCggtctgtaaaatatttaacggaTAAAAAGGTTCgtattggaaatatttttatgttataatgatgtattttttaattgattgagGAAAATGAGCATCCAATCGGAAAGGTGCACGTAATGTCATCGTGGCATGTTTTGCCTCTTACTTTTGTCTcggtttcattaaatattgaatactaTCTATGGATGTTACCTCTCAAGAACtcataatattctaaaataaccCATTTcatagttaattattattttttcaattaaacaatatacaaagTCTCTTCAGAATCCTTGATAAGATAttctgtaaaatatgtttgttacaGAATTCAGGCGAGAAGGCTGAAACTATGTCAAAAAAGGATGCGTTAATCTTTCCACTGATAGCATCATGTGCTTTGTTTGCTCTGTATATATTCTTCCAGTTTTTTTCAAAGGAATACATTAATCTACTCCTCACTGGCTATTTCTTCTTCCTCGGTGTTCTTGCACTGAGCCATTTATTGAGGTGAATAAGTAACaaacaacatattttacaattgtAATAATAGTGTGTATACATGTTACAGTTATTAGCTAAGACTAAgtcataatttgttattagaattaatttattttataagcagTGTATGAatcagtatttatttttcagccCTATTATATCACTTATTGTGCCAGCATCAGTCCCAAACACACCTTACCACATCCTCTTCACCCGTGGTGAACAGGAGGGACACTCGGACATTGTTAACTACAAATTCACTTCATATGATGTGATCTGTCTTGTCATTTCTTTGATTCTTGGAGCCTGGTATCTATTTAAGAAGGTAGCTATTAAacctttaatataacatatttgtaatgaaaataccAATAAGCTGATCTGAGATTTATACAGTGCCTATTTACAAGATAAGGGCATTTAcacattttgtatattatatgatgtTGTATGCCATTTCATTTTAGCACTGGATCGCCAACAACTTATTTGGCATTGCATTTGCCGTGAATGCTGTTGAAATGTTGCATCTGAACAATGTGGTGACGGGATGCATCTTACTGTGCGGACTCTTCCTTTATGACATATTCTGGGTGTTTGGCACCAATGTCATGGTTACTGTCGCTAAGTCATTTGAGTCTCCTATCAAATGTAAGTAAACCTCTGccttattactatatatattagttgttAAGTCATAAATTACGTATTATCTTATCTTCAGGTCagatatacattattatttttttgcagtgGTATTCCCCCAAGATTTATTAGTCAATGGATTTAATGCTAGCAACTTTGCTATGTTGGGTCTCGGTGATATTGTTGTTCCTGGCATCTTCATAGCTCTGCTGCTAAGATTTGACAAAAGTTTGAAGCGTGGCTCAGAGTTGTACTTCAGAGCTACCTTCTCCGCTTACATCCTGGGATTGTTGGCTACCATACTGGTGATGCATGTGTTCAAGCACGCCCAGCCTGCCTTATTGTACTTAGTACCCGCCTGCCTCGGCACGCCATTGACTCTTGCGTTATTGAGAGGAGATATCAACGCTTTGTTCAAGTaagtttttaatcatttatatcattatcatctccacgaaataaatttgattaaaaactcttaataaattatattttcagttatgAAGATCAACCAGCGGTGGTGGAAGCGCCGAGTGACAGTAAAGCGAAGAAATCGGAATAATCGGcaagaaaacaaataacgcACAAATTCATGGGACTCGGTACATTAATGTAGCGTAATGTTTTGTACATTTACATTGGAGACCATCGCTAGACAGACTTCCCGGAGTTGGTTCAATGT is a window from the Danaus plexippus chromosome 16 unlocalized genomic scaffold, MEX_DaPlex mxdp_31, whole genome shotgun sequence genome containing:
- the LOC116771785 gene encoding minor histocompatibility antigen H13; this encodes MAESVTEIPINIEESVREAVQNVTEKPPSSIEGVAIAYLSLVIMAILPIFFGSFRSVKYLTDKKNSGEKAETMSKKDALIFPLIASCALFALYIFFQFFSKEYINLLLTGYFFFLGVLALSHLLSPIISLIVPASVPNTPYHILFTRGEQEGHSDIVNYKFTSYDVICLVISLILGAWYLFKKHWIANNLFGIAFAVNAVEMLHLNNVVTGCILLCGLFLYDIFWVFGTNVMVTVAKSFESPIKLVFPQDLLVNGFNASNFAMLGLGDIVVPGIFIALLLRFDKSLKRGSELYFRATFSAYILGLLATILVMHVFKHAQPALLYLVPACLGTPLTLALLRGDINALFNYEDQPAVVEAPSDSKAKKSE